In Mucilaginibacter sp. KACC 22063, the genomic stretch CAATTGAAGCCCAGAAATCTTTACCAATCCAGTCGGTATATCTTTTATAAGCTTTTGTTTTTGGGTTGTATGATTGTATATCCGGGTTGTAGGCGCCCTTGTAGTGCTTACGGGTGGGGAAACGGTAGCTTTCCCAGGTATTGCTGAAATATAGCTCACCTGTTTTCGGATGTTCAACCACACCGTGTATGGTGTTAAAAAAGTTACCGAATAAGCGCTCAGGTGTACCGCCGCTACGGCTCACTTTGTAGGCGCTGAAGCCATTGTAACGGCTTGATGTAAAATAAATAGTTTTTGAATCCCAGCTCCATGAGTCAACTTCATCACTGGCTTCGTGGTAGGTAAGCTGCTTAATATCGCCACCGGCTAAGGGCATCACATATACATCGTTATTGCCAAATTGGTTAGACGAGAAAGCCAGCCACTGGCCATCCGGCGACACATGCGGGTTGGTTTCCTGCCCTTGCATGGCGGTAAGCCTTACTGCAACCGGGTTGTTAAGGTCAGCTTTCCAGAGGTCGCCCTCGTAACTAAAAATTACGGTTTTACCATCGGGTGTAAGAGTGGGGTAAGAAGTAAAATAAACTTCCTGGTTTTGTGCAACGGCAGCATTTTTAAACATTAGCGCCGAAAGCAAAAACAAGTAAACTTTTTTCATGTACAATAAAAGTTAATAGATACTAAATGTATTTTTGGGCATGCTGAAAGTAGTGCATTTAAACACTTATGATGGTAATGGCGGGGCCGGCAAAGCCTGCCTTCGGCTTAACCGTGCATTACTGAACGAAAATATCGATTCTAAAGTAATTGTACACTACAAATTCGGTAAAAATCCGGCTATACAGGAGTTTAGCAAATCTGTTATCCAAAAGGCATATACTGCAGCTACTATTGTGCTGGAAAGGGTTATCGCAAAGCGATACCTGAAACCTCAAAAGCGCACACCGTTTTCTTTTACCTGGTTCGGCCGTTCTGTGATCAATCACCCAGATGTGAAAGCTGCCGACGTGATTCACTTGCATTGGGTAAATCATAGCTTTTTAAATCCTAATCACTTGGCGGAACTGGCATCGCTGAACAAACCGGTGGTCTGGACTTTCCACGATAGCAATGCTTTTACGGGTGGCTGCCATGTACGTTATACCTGCGACCATTACCAGCATGCCTGCGGTTATTGCCCTCTGCTGAAAAATCCGGCGGAAGACGATCAGTCGAACAAGCAATGGCAGCAAAAGAATGCCGCTTACCAAAAGCTGAACTTTAGCGTGGTGGCACCAAGCTCGTGGATGCTGGGCTCGGTACTAATGAGCAGCCTGATGAAAGATAAGGCGATAAAGCAGATTCCCAATACATTGAATACAGAAGTATTTAAACCGTCGGATAAAAAGCAGGCAAAAGAGGCACTGGGTTTATCCAAGGATAAGTTTATCTTTTTAAGCGGTTTTATGCCTTCGCGCAAGGATCTGCACAAGGGAACGCAATATTTGATGGATGCGCTTGAATTGCTAAAAGAGCGAAAAGGCCTTAATGCCTCTGATATAGAACTGGTAATTTTTGGCAATCGCGATACTAAGGATCTCCCTGTATTTCCATTTAAAACTACCTTTTTGGGCACTCTAGGCAGTGAAGAAAAACTGGCGCAATGCTACAACGCTGCAGATGCCTTTTTAATTCCTTCACTGGAAGATAACCTGCCTTATACTGTAATGGAAAGCTTATCATGCGGGACACCGGTCATTACCTTTACCACCGGCGGCATTCCCGATATGGTTCAGCATGAATATAA encodes the following:
- a CDS encoding glycosyltransferase encodes the protein MLKVVHLNTYDGNGGAGKACLRLNRALLNENIDSKVIVHYKFGKNPAIQEFSKSVIQKAYTAATIVLERVIAKRYLKPQKRTPFSFTWFGRSVINHPDVKAADVIHLHWVNHSFLNPNHLAELASLNKPVVWTFHDSNAFTGGCHVRYTCDHYQHACGYCPLLKNPAEDDQSNKQWQQKNAAYQKLNFSVVAPSSWMLGSVLMSSLMKDKAIKQIPNTLNTEVFKPSDKKQAKEALGLSKDKFIFLSGFMPSRKDLHKGTQYLMDALELLKERKGLNASDIELVIFGNRDTKDLPVFPFKTTFLGTLGSEEKLAQCYNAADAFLIPSLEDNLPYTVMESLSCGTPVITFTTGGIPDMVQHEYNGYLAIYQSAESFADGMDWVINHADPIALQNQSRQTVMEHFSEKAVAQKHIKLYEQAVKSAQQTR